A single Hippopotamus amphibius kiboko isolate mHipAmp2 chromosome 5, mHipAmp2.hap2, whole genome shotgun sequence DNA region contains:
- the POLR2K gene encoding DNA-directed RNA polymerases I, II, and III subunit RPABC4 has product MDAQKDVQPPKQQPMIYICGECHTENEIKSRDPIRCRECGYRIMYKKRTKRLVVFDAR; this is encoded by the exons ATGGACGCCCAGAAGGACGTTCAACCTCCAAAGCAGCAGCCAATGATATATATCTGTGGAG aatgtcacacagaaaatgaaataaaatcaagggATCCAATCCGATGCAGAGAATGTGGTTACAGAATAATGTACAAGAAAAGGACTAAAAGAT TGGTGGTTTTTGATGCTCGATGA